A window of the Hordeum vulgare subsp. vulgare chromosome 5H, MorexV3_pseudomolecules_assembly, whole genome shotgun sequence genome harbors these coding sequences:
- the LOC123398135 gene encoding pentatricopeptide repeat-containing protein At3g29230 has product MSTAASALRPAPRWGAPSQRRLVEQHLASLPHGLQHLHHVQELHAQLLKHGLHLDPLAASKLISSYALQRRLPASRRIFASFPNPQATTFLPNTLLRAYALNALPHAAVSLFSAMPQRDSFTYSFLIKALSSSGLTPLRAVHSHVVKLGSIEDTYVGNALIDAYSKNGGFLDASKVFEEMPRRDTVSWNSAMAAMVRQGEVASARRMFDEMPDKDTVSWNTVLDGYTKAGKMEDAFELFQCMPERNVVSWSTVVSGYCKKGDIEMARVIFDKMPTKNLVTWTIMVSACAQNGLVEEAGRLFTQMKEAAVELDVAAVVSILAACAESGLLALGKRIHRYVRTRQLGRSTHVCNAMIDMFCKCGCVNRADYVFDTEIAEKDSVSWNTIIGGFAMHGHGDKALDFFAQMKLQGFRPDAVTMINVLSACTHMGFVEEGRQHFSNMERDYGIVPQIEHYGCMIDLLGRGGLIEEAVGLIKSMPWDPNEVIWGSLLSACRLHKNVEYAEIAVNELSKLQPSNAGNYAVLSNIYAEAGQWSDMAKARMQMKGTGSQKSAGSSWIELDEAFHEFTVGDRKHSDSDQISEMVDRLSSHVKDVGCVPTAHELLVQ; this is encoded by the coding sequence ATGTCCACCGCTGCCTCTGCGCTCCGCCCGGCACCTAGGTGGGGTGCGCCGTCGCAGCGCCGGCTCGTGGAGCAGCACCTGGCGTCACTGCCCCACGGCCTCCAGCACCTCCACCACGTGCAGGAGCTCCACGCGCAGCTCCTCAAGCACGGTCTCCACCTCGACCCGCTCGCCGCCTCCAAGCTTATCTCCTCATACGCGCTCCAGCGCCGCCTCCCGGCCTCCCGCCGCATCTTCGCATCCTTCCCCAATCCTCAAGCCACCACCTTCCTCCCGAACACACTTCTCCGCGCCTACGCGCTCAATGCCCTTCCCCACGCCGCGGTCTCTCTCTTCTCCGCCATGCCCCAGCGGGACAGCTTCACCTACTCCTTCCTCATCAAGGCGCTCTCCTCCTCCGGCTTGACCCCCCTCAGGGCGGTGCACTCCCACGTCGTTAAACTCGGGTCCATCGAGGACACCTATGTCGGGAACGCGCTGATCGACGCCTACTCCAAGAATGGCGGGTTTTTGGACGCCAGCAAGGTGTTCGAGGAAATGCCTAGACGGGATACTGTATCCTGGAACTCGGCCATGGCTGCGATGGTGCGACAGGGCGAGGTGGCAAGTGCGAGGAGGATGTTTGACGAGATGCCGGACAAGGACACGGTAAGCTGGAACACCGTGCTGGACGGGTACACCAAGGCTGGGAAGATGGAGGATGCGTTCGAGCTGTTTCAGTGCATGCCGGAGAGGAATGTGGTGTCGTGGTCGACAGTAGTGTCTGGTTACTGTAAGAAGGGTGACATCGAGATGGCTCGAGTGATCTTTGATAAGATGCCGACCAAGAACTTGGTAACATGGACGATAATGGTTTCGGCATGTGCCCAGAATGGGCTTGTCGAGGAGGCTGGACGGTTGTTTACTCAGATGAAGGAAGCTGCTGTGGAACTTGATGTGGCTGCAGTTGTGAGTATCTTGGCTGCATGCGCAGAGTCAGGCTTGCTTGCTCTTGGGAAGAGGATTCACCGGTACGTGCGGACGAGGCAACTGGGGAGGTCGACCCATGTGTGCAATGCAATGATTGACATGTTTTGCAAGTGTGGATGCGTAAACCGGGCTGATTATGTCTTTGACACTGAAATAGCTGAGAAGGATTCAGTGTCATGGAACACCATAATTGGGGGATTTGCGATGCATGGGCATGGAGACAAGGCGCTGGACTTCTTCGCCCAAATGAAGCTACAAGGATTCCGTCCTGATGCTGTGACAATGATCAATGTTCTTAGTGCATGCACACACATGGGGTTTGTTGAAGAGGGGCGCCAGCATTTCTCCAATATGGAGAGGGACTATGGCATTGTGCCACAGATAGAGCATTATGGCTGCATGATTGACCTTCTCGGTCGTGGAGGGCTCATCGAGGAGGCTGTTGGTCTGATAAAAAGCATGCCTTGGGACCCTAATGAGGTAATATGGGGGTCCCTTCTCAGTGCATGCCGACTGCACAAGAATGTGGAGTATGCAGAAATTGCAGTGAACGAGCTCAGTAAGCTGCAGCCCTCCAATGCAGGGAACTATGCTGTCCTTTCAAACATCTATGCAGAGGCGGGGCAGTGGAGTGACATGGCAAAGGCAAGGATGCAAATGAAAGGAACTGGGTCTCAGAAGTCAGCAGGGTCAAGTTGGATTGAACTTGATGAGGCATTCCATGAGTTCACGGTGGGGGACAGAAAACACTCAGACTCGGACCAGATATCCGAGATGGTTGATAGGCTGAGTTCACATGTCAAGGATGTTGGCTGCGTTCCAACAGCTCATGAGCTACTTGTGCAGTGA